One genomic region from Leifsonia sp. Root1293 encodes:
- a CDS encoding ABC transporter ATP-binding protein: MAASQFADSGADLTLVGIQKRFPGFTAIEDLNLEIPAGSFFALLGPSGCGKTTTLRLVAGLEEPTAGRILIGGKDVTSTKPHQRPVNTVFQSYALFPHMTILENVAFGLRRRKVSDPVSRAHEALRLVELDHLAARKPQQLSGGQQQRVALARAIVNRPALLLLDEPLGALDLKLRRQMQLELKTIQEEVGLTFLHVTHDQEEAMTMADTVAVMNKGQIEQMGAPEALYELPHTAFVANFLGQSNLFTGNVVESTSSVVAVDVAGIRVAVPVARAQRHTGAVTVGVRPEKLSIHRDAPAADSGTNILGPGRVIDVSFSGVSTQYLVAIPGAGTIVVFSQNREFGPISHVGDDVWISWNVEHSFGLADVPDEVQRFAGDTDTKSIAAQRREALIAELED, translated from the coding sequence ATGGCGGCATCGCAGTTCGCCGACAGCGGCGCCGACCTCACGCTGGTCGGAATCCAGAAGCGGTTCCCGGGCTTCACGGCCATCGAGGACCTCAACCTCGAGATCCCAGCCGGGTCGTTCTTCGCCCTGCTCGGACCGAGCGGATGCGGCAAGACCACGACGCTCCGGCTCGTGGCGGGCCTCGAGGAACCGACGGCCGGCCGCATCCTCATCGGCGGCAAGGACGTCACATCGACCAAGCCGCACCAGCGACCGGTGAACACGGTGTTCCAGAGCTACGCGCTGTTCCCGCACATGACCATCCTGGAGAACGTCGCCTTCGGGTTGCGCCGTCGTAAGGTGTCCGACCCCGTCAGCCGCGCGCACGAGGCCCTCCGCCTCGTCGAGCTCGACCACCTCGCCGCCCGCAAGCCGCAGCAGCTCTCCGGCGGTCAGCAGCAGCGGGTGGCGCTCGCCCGCGCCATCGTCAACCGGCCGGCACTGCTCCTGCTCGACGAGCCCCTCGGCGCGCTCGACCTGAAGCTGCGCCGCCAGATGCAACTCGAGTTGAAGACCATCCAGGAGGAGGTCGGCCTGACCTTCCTGCACGTCACGCACGACCAGGAGGAGGCCATGACCATGGCCGACACCGTCGCCGTGATGAACAAGGGCCAGATCGAGCAGATGGGAGCTCCCGAGGCCCTCTACGAACTGCCGCACACAGCGTTCGTGGCCAACTTCCTCGGTCAGTCCAACCTCTTCACCGGCAACGTCGTCGAGTCCACCTCGAGCGTCGTCGCTGTGGATGTCGCCGGCATCCGCGTCGCCGTCCCCGTCGCTCGCGCCCAGCGTCACACCGGCGCCGTCACGGTGGGTGTGCGCCCCGAGAAGCTGTCCATCCACCGTGATGCCCCCGCAGCGGATTCCGGCACGAACATCCTCGGCCCCGGCCGGGTCATCGATGTGTCGTTCTCGGGGGTGAGCACGCAGTACCTCGTCGCCATCCCCGGTGCCGGAACGATCGTGGTCTTCTCGCAGAACCGCGAGTTCGGCCCGATCTCGCACGTCGGCGATGACGTCTGGATCAGCTGGAACGTCGAGCACTCCTTCGGGCTGGCCGATGTGCCCGACGAGGTGCAGCGCTTCGCCGGTGACACCGACACCAAGTCCATCGCGGCGCAGCGTCGCGAGGCGCTCATCGCCGAGCTCGAGGACTAG
- a CDS encoding transglutaminaseTgpA domain-containing protein, with product MAASAVPRLTVRFVLINAIMLLAATGVAMATMWTVYQSAAFLVAVTVSALVGCLIGVSGAVLRWSSLVVLLVAVAAFLVIGVPLGVPSQAYFGVLPSWQGMIDLLAGTALSWKQLLTIVTPVGSYQALLVPVVLSVLAATTVGMSVALRARRGEFAVLAPLALFVLAIVLGPTTAVAPVETALLLGIVLVFWAAWVHRRRRAEAIALVAQRGSGLRESATRRRLAATRTVLSSAVIVAVAVAGGTVAAVAYPAAGAREVPRRHTEQPFDPRDYPSPLAGFRRYLEGDAASTTMLTVSGLPTGGLIRIAAHDSYDGIVYSVGSDTVTSASGSFTRLPFRIDQSAVEGDDVSIDVTVGGYRGVWVPGVGKLESIRFTSDRAGSLTDSFYYNDNAATGAVLGGLEDGDEYRADAVVPPAPSDITKLRPGTAVLPPFPEDIDGISTLLADWIDETADPGTQLAQMIEGMRRDGYVSHGLDGEPPSRSGHSADRLTQLATELPMLGDGEQYAATAAVMARMIGFPARAVIGFAPSITSTTGSVAVTGDDVAAWIEVQDSTGAWVSLDPNPDPRDVPPQKEEEPIPVSRPQVVLPPPLEEPQLSEPAPDPQSAPTDVEPPVDPTLALVLLIGRIGAWTALALALLLSPFLAIVAAKVRRRRYRRRTGSTVDRIAGGWREFADLAVDHGYPLSPAATRAENAAVVGGGRPLLLARDVDRAVFAPGTPPSADADHVWREVDELRGTLDAGRSRWQRLRARISLRSFRLPGEGRRQDQ from the coding sequence ATGGCAGCATCCGCCGTACCGCGTCTGACCGTCAGGTTCGTCCTCATCAACGCGATCATGCTGCTCGCCGCCACCGGCGTCGCGATGGCGACGATGTGGACCGTGTACCAGAGCGCAGCCTTCCTCGTCGCTGTGACGGTCTCGGCCCTGGTCGGCTGCCTCATCGGTGTCAGCGGCGCCGTGCTGCGGTGGTCCTCGCTCGTCGTTCTGCTCGTCGCCGTCGCGGCATTCCTCGTCATCGGCGTGCCTCTGGGCGTTCCATCGCAGGCGTACTTCGGAGTGCTGCCGTCGTGGCAGGGGATGATCGACCTGCTCGCCGGAACGGCGCTCAGCTGGAAGCAGCTGCTCACGATCGTCACGCCGGTCGGCTCCTATCAAGCGCTGCTAGTTCCGGTCGTGCTGAGCGTGCTCGCCGCCACCACAGTCGGCATGTCCGTGGCCCTGCGCGCGCGACGCGGTGAGTTCGCCGTCCTGGCGCCTCTCGCCCTGTTCGTCCTGGCGATCGTGCTCGGCCCGACCACGGCCGTAGCCCCTGTGGAGACCGCCCTGCTCCTCGGAATCGTGCTGGTGTTCTGGGCGGCGTGGGTGCACCGCCGGCGTCGAGCGGAGGCCATCGCCCTGGTGGCGCAGCGCGGGTCCGGCCTTCGCGAGAGCGCCACGCGCCGCAGGCTTGCAGCGACGCGCACCGTCCTCAGCTCAGCGGTCATCGTCGCCGTCGCCGTGGCCGGAGGCACAGTCGCCGCCGTCGCCTACCCTGCCGCCGGCGCCCGTGAGGTGCCACGCCGCCACACCGAGCAGCCATTCGACCCGCGCGACTACCCGAGCCCGCTGGCAGGCTTTCGACGCTACCTCGAGGGGGATGCCGCCTCCACCACGATGCTGACGGTCTCCGGCCTCCCGACCGGTGGCCTCATCCGGATCGCCGCACACGACAGCTACGACGGGATCGTCTACTCCGTGGGCAGCGACACCGTGACCAGCGCCTCGGGATCGTTCACGCGCCTGCCGTTCAGGATCGACCAGAGCGCCGTGGAAGGCGACGACGTCTCCATCGACGTGACCGTCGGCGGCTACAGAGGCGTCTGGGTGCCCGGTGTCGGCAAGCTCGAGAGCATCAGGTTCACGTCCGATCGCGCGGGCAGCCTCACCGACTCGTTCTACTACAACGACAACGCGGCGACCGGAGCCGTCCTCGGCGGGCTCGAGGACGGCGACGAGTACCGGGCCGACGCCGTCGTGCCCCCTGCCCCGTCCGACATCACGAAGCTCCGGCCGGGCACGGCGGTGCTGCCGCCGTTCCCCGAGGACATCGACGGCATCTCGACGTTGCTCGCGGACTGGATCGACGAGACCGCCGACCCGGGAACGCAGCTCGCCCAGATGATCGAGGGCATGCGTCGCGACGGCTACGTGAGCCACGGGCTCGACGGCGAGCCGCCGAGCCGTTCCGGCCACTCGGCCGACAGGCTCACGCAGTTGGCCACCGAGCTGCCGATGCTGGGCGACGGCGAGCAGTACGCTGCCACTGCCGCCGTGATGGCCCGCATGATCGGGTTCCCCGCCCGGGCCGTGATCGGTTTCGCACCGAGCATCACCTCCACGACGGGGTCGGTCGCCGTCACGGGGGACGACGTCGCCGCGTGGATCGAGGTGCAGGACTCGACGGGTGCCTGGGTGAGTCTCGACCCGAACCCGGACCCGCGCGACGTTCCGCCCCAGAAGGAGGAGGAGCCGATCCCGGTCTCGCGTCCGCAGGTCGTGCTGCCGCCGCCACTCGAAGAGCCCCAGCTCTCGGAGCCGGCCCCGGATCCGCAGTCGGCCCCGACCGACGTCGAGCCCCCTGTCGACCCGACGCTCGCCCTCGTGCTGCTGATCGGTCGGATCGGAGCCTGGACCGCCCTGGCACTCGCCCTGCTGCTCAGTCCCTTCCTCGCGATCGTCGCGGCCAAGGTGCGTCGCAGGCGCTACAGGCGACGCACCGGCAGCACCGTCGATCGCATCGCAGGGGGCTGGCGCGAGTTCGCCGATCTCGCCGTCGACCACGGCTACCCGCTGTCTCCGGCGGCGACCCGTGCCGAGAACGCCGCCGTCGTCGGCGGCGGCAGGCCGTTGCTGCTCGCCCGCGACGTCGACAGGGCGGTCTTCGCGCCGGGAACGCCCCCATCCGCCGACGCCGATCACGTCTGGCGCGAGGTCGACGAACTGCGCGGTACTCTCGACGCGGGACGTTCACGATGGCAGCGGCTGCGTGCGCGCATCTCGCTCAGATCGTTCCGCTTGCCGGGTGAAGGACGGAGACAGGACCAGTGA
- a CDS encoding ABC transporter permease, with amino-acid sequence MAFAAFSSTSVAAEPAPRKKSRIALFLLLPGILYLVLFFLTPLVSLVLTSLQAPREFGDIGQYDYAFNWQNYVQVVEAYWPHILRSFGYALAATVFALAFSYPLAYFIGVKARRWPLLQSLMLVLVIAPFFISFLLRTLAWKQLLSDESFVITSLKALSLMAPDAHFTGTPAAVIFGLTYNFIPFMTLPLFTTLERLDTRYLEAGSDLYASPFQVFRKVTIPLSMPGIVAGTLLTFIPAAGDYVNASRDFLGGADTQMIGNVIEANFLVLQNYPAAAALSIILMTVILVMVGVYVKRSGTEELL; translated from the coding sequence GTGGCCTTCGCCGCATTCTCCAGCACGTCCGTCGCCGCAGAGCCGGCGCCGCGCAAGAAGAGTCGCATCGCGCTGTTCCTGCTGCTCCCCGGCATCCTGTACCTGGTGCTGTTCTTCCTGACACCTCTCGTGTCGCTCGTGCTCACCTCACTGCAGGCGCCCCGGGAGTTCGGCGACATCGGCCAGTACGACTACGCCTTCAACTGGCAGAACTACGTGCAGGTGGTCGAGGCCTACTGGCCTCACATCCTGCGCTCGTTCGGCTACGCCCTCGCGGCCACGGTCTTCGCGCTGGCGTTCAGCTATCCGCTGGCCTACTTCATCGGCGTCAAGGCCAGGCGCTGGCCGCTGCTGCAGAGCCTGATGCTCGTGCTGGTCATCGCACCGTTCTTCATCAGCTTCCTGCTGCGCACGCTGGCCTGGAAGCAGCTCCTCTCCGATGAGTCCTTCGTGATCACCAGCCTGAAGGCCCTGTCGCTGATGGCTCCGGACGCCCATTTCACCGGCACGCCGGCCGCGGTCATCTTCGGTCTGACGTACAACTTCATCCCGTTCATGACGCTGCCGCTGTTCACGACCCTCGAGCGGCTCGACACCCGCTACCTCGAGGCGGGCAGCGACCTCTACGCCAGCCCGTTCCAGGTCTTCCGCAAGGTGACCATCCCGCTCTCGATGCCGGGCATCGTGGCGGGCACGCTGCTGACCTTCATCCCGGCGGCCGGCGACTACGTGAACGCCAGCCGTGACTTCCTCGGAGGGGCCGACACGCAGATGATCGGCAACGTCATCGAGGCCAACTTCCTGGTGCTGCAGAACTATCCGGCTGCTGCGGCACTCTCGATCATCCTGATGACCGTCATCCTCGTGATGGTCGGCGTCTACGTGAAGCGAAGCGGAACGGAGGAACTCCTGTGA
- a CDS encoding DUF58 domain-containing protein codes for MSQSAEERGTARREGVLADAITTIVAALAATRRGVSVSWRAVASTMTVFGWSVVIAVFVGFVGGHLLGWAEFIALAWAGTVLLALSAFYLVGRNSFRIDLALPVHRVVVGEKAPGEVVVSNPTRRHLAGVGVEVPIGDGLAEFHIPGIPRGSNASEIFLVAAERRGVIPVGPVRTIRGDPLGLFRRELTWAERTELYVHPRTIPIPAISTGFVRDLEGAATRTITSSDVSFHALREYTAGDDRRLIHWRSSAKTGVYMVRQFEETRRSHIMVVLGLAESDFADDEEFELAVSAAGSLGVHAIRDARSVSVIASGERAVVSARSDPASFSLRTTSRIRLLDDLTLVQRSPGATGIVALTRMAGERAADASVAFIITGSATTVAQLRHAAAGLPPGVEVVAVICEPGALPVMRRVADLTVLRIGYLDDLQQSLARAAVQ; via the coding sequence ATCACGACGATCGTCGCCGCGCTGGCCGCGACACGACGGGGTGTCTCGGTGTCCTGGCGTGCTGTCGCCTCCACCATGACGGTCTTCGGATGGAGCGTCGTGATCGCCGTGTTCGTCGGTTTCGTCGGTGGACACCTGCTGGGCTGGGCCGAGTTCATCGCACTGGCCTGGGCCGGGACGGTGCTGCTCGCGCTCTCGGCGTTCTACCTCGTCGGCCGCAATTCGTTCCGCATCGACCTGGCTCTGCCCGTGCACAGGGTCGTCGTCGGTGAGAAGGCGCCGGGAGAGGTCGTGGTGTCCAACCCGACCCGCAGGCACCTCGCCGGGGTGGGGGTCGAGGTGCCGATCGGCGACGGACTCGCCGAGTTCCACATTCCCGGGATCCCGCGCGGGTCCAACGCGAGCGAGATCTTCCTGGTGGCGGCCGAGCGGCGCGGAGTCATTCCCGTCGGGCCCGTGCGCACCATCCGGGGAGATCCGCTCGGCCTGTTCCGGCGGGAGCTCACCTGGGCCGAGCGCACCGAACTGTACGTGCATCCGCGCACCATCCCCATCCCGGCGATCTCGACGGGCTTCGTACGCGACCTCGAGGGCGCAGCCACACGCACGATCACCTCCAGCGACGTGTCGTTCCACGCCCTGCGCGAGTACACGGCGGGAGACGACAGGCGTCTCATCCACTGGCGCAGCTCGGCCAAGACCGGCGTGTACATGGTGCGGCAATTCGAGGAGACGCGGCGCAGCCACATCATGGTGGTGCTGGGCCTCGCCGAATCCGACTTCGCCGACGACGAGGAGTTCGAGCTGGCGGTGAGCGCAGCGGGTTCCCTCGGCGTCCACGCCATCAGGGATGCCCGTTCCGTCTCGGTCATCGCCAGCGGAGAGCGGGCAGTCGTCTCGGCGCGGTCGGACCCGGCCTCGTTCTCGCTGCGCACCACGAGCCGCATCCGTCTGCTGGACGACCTGACGCTCGTACAACGCTCCCCGGGGGCCACGGGCATCGTCGCGCTCACCCGCATGGCAGGCGAGCGCGCGGCCGACGCCTCGGTGGCATTCATCATCACCGGCTCGGCCACCACTGTCGCCCAACTGCGCCACGCCGCGGCCGGCCTGCCGCCGGGCGTCGAGGTCGTCGCGGTGATCTGCGAGCCCGGTGCGCTGCCCGTCATGCGCAGGGTCGCCGATCTCACCGTGCTGAGGATCGGCTACCTCGACGACCTGCAGCAGTCCCTCGCCAGGGCGGCGGTGCAGTGA
- a CDS encoding ABC transporter substrate-binding protein, whose protein sequence is MKPRELPADPMIRSLIAQAKSSQLNRRALLSGAGAGATALALAACSTGGSAKPTAAPDESATDKTLNWANWAAYIDEDDAGNYPTLDAFTAETGIKVNYDVAVDDNNSYYGKVKDQLALGQDIGADTVCLTDWMVARWIRFGYTQKFDQANIPNMKNLTPSLQNVDFDKGREMSLPWQGGFAGICWNKEKVPGGLASVADLWDPSLKGRVGVLSEMRDTMGLIMLEQGVDISGDWGDDEFSAAIDELKKQVSDGQVRNIKGNAYLEDLKSEDTLAAICWSGDITVINAEAGDKWEFAIPTDGGTLWNDNFLIPIGSPRKANAEKLINYYYEPEVAAEVAAWVNYITPVVGAKEAAAAIDPELADNQLIFPDDTTLSKASVFRTLTGAEEQKYQAEFQAILLGA, encoded by the coding sequence GTGAAGCCCCGTGAGCTGCCCGCAGATCCGATGATCCGATCCCTCATCGCCCAGGCGAAGAGCTCGCAACTGAACCGGCGAGCCCTGCTCTCCGGTGCCGGTGCCGGTGCCACGGCGCTGGCTCTCGCGGCGTGTTCGACCGGCGGATCGGCGAAGCCGACGGCAGCACCCGACGAGTCGGCCACCGACAAGACCCTCAACTGGGCGAACTGGGCGGCGTACATCGACGAGGACGACGCGGGCAACTACCCGACGCTCGACGCCTTCACGGCGGAGACCGGAATCAAGGTCAACTACGACGTCGCCGTCGACGACAACAACTCGTACTACGGCAAGGTGAAGGACCAGCTGGCCCTCGGCCAGGACATCGGCGCAGACACCGTGTGTCTCACCGACTGGATGGTCGCCCGCTGGATCCGCTTCGGCTACACGCAGAAGTTCGACCAGGCGAACATCCCGAACATGAAGAACCTGACGCCGTCGCTGCAGAACGTCGATTTCGACAAGGGCCGCGAGATGAGCCTGCCCTGGCAGGGCGGCTTCGCCGGCATCTGCTGGAACAAGGAGAAGGTGCCGGGCGGACTGGCCTCGGTGGCCGACCTCTGGGACCCCTCACTGAAGGGCCGTGTCGGTGTGCTCTCCGAGATGCGCGACACCATGGGCCTGATCATGCTCGAGCAGGGCGTCGACATCAGCGGAGACTGGGGCGACGACGAGTTCTCCGCCGCCATCGACGAGCTCAAGAAGCAGGTCTCGGACGGCCAGGTGCGCAACATCAAGGGCAACGCCTACCTCGAGGACCTCAAGAGCGAGGACACGCTGGCCGCCATCTGCTGGTCAGGGGACATCACGGTCATCAACGCCGAAGCCGGAGACAAGTGGGAGTTCGCCATCCCGACGGATGGCGGGACGCTCTGGAACGACAACTTCCTGATCCCCATCGGCTCACCGCGCAAGGCCAACGCCGAGAAGCTCATCAACTACTACTACGAGCCCGAGGTCGCCGCCGAGGTCGCCGCGTGGGTGAACTACATCACGCCCGTCGTCGGCGCGAAGGAGGCTGCAGCGGCCATCGACCCCGAGCTGGCCGACAACCAGCTCATCTTCCCCGACGACACGACACTGTCGAAGGCCTCCGTGTTCCGCACTCTCACCGGTGCCGAGGAGCAGAAGTACCAGGCCGAGTTCCAGGCCATCCTGCTGGGCGCCTGA
- the ald gene encoding alanine dehydrogenase, producing MRVAVPREIKNNEFRVAITPAGVHDLVAQGHEVFIQAGAGTGSSITDEEYTAAGAQLLPDAASTWATAELLLKVKEPIESEYQYFRDGLVLFTYLHLAAEPELTEALLSSGVTAIAYETVQLPTRQLPLLAPMSEVAGRLAPIVGANAMLKPNGGPGLLVPGVPGTAPARVTILGGGVAGTNALQIAMGLGAEVTVLDTNLFRLRELDALYGGRIRTIASNSFEIDKAVVESDLVIGSVLLPGAKAPKLVSNELVSRMRPGSVLVDIAIDQGGCFADSRPTTHADPTFTVHGSLFYCVANMPGAVPRTSTYALTNATLPYVRAVANAGWKAALHADPALALGLNIHAGEVYNAGVAAANGREALAPADALA from the coding sequence ATGAGAGTCGCAGTCCCCCGAGAGATCAAGAACAACGAGTTCAGGGTCGCCATCACACCGGCCGGTGTGCACGACCTGGTCGCACAGGGTCATGAGGTGTTCATCCAGGCCGGTGCCGGCACAGGATCGTCGATCACCGACGAGGAGTACACCGCAGCGGGAGCGCAGCTCCTGCCCGATGCGGCGAGCACCTGGGCCACAGCCGAACTGCTGCTCAAGGTGAAGGAACCGATCGAGAGCGAGTACCAGTACTTCCGCGATGGACTCGTGCTGTTCACCTACCTGCACCTCGCCGCGGAACCCGAGCTGACGGAGGCGCTCCTCTCCAGCGGGGTCACCGCCATCGCCTACGAGACCGTGCAGCTTCCGACTCGCCAGCTTCCCCTGCTCGCGCCGATGAGCGAGGTCGCCGGTCGCCTGGCTCCCATCGTCGGCGCCAACGCGATGCTGAAGCCGAACGGCGGACCCGGGCTGCTGGTCCCGGGCGTTCCCGGCACGGCGCCCGCTCGCGTCACCATCCTCGGCGGCGGAGTCGCAGGCACCAACGCCCTGCAGATCGCGATGGGCCTGGGTGCCGAGGTCACGGTGCTCGACACCAACCTGTTCCGGCTGCGCGAGCTGGATGCCCTCTACGGGGGCCGCATCCGCACCATCGCGTCGAACAGCTTCGAGATCGACAAGGCCGTCGTCGAATCCGACCTCGTCATCGGTTCCGTGCTGCTGCCCGGGGCGAAGGCCCCGAAGCTGGTCAGCAATGAGCTGGTGTCCCGGATGCGTCCGGGCAGCGTGCTCGTGGACATCGCCATCGATCAGGGCGGGTGCTTCGCCGACTCGCGACCGACGACCCACGCCGATCCGACGTTCACGGTGCACGGCTCGCTGTTCTACTGCGTCGCCAACATGCCGGGAGCCGTTCCGCGCACCTCGACCTATGCGCTCACCAATGCGACGCTGCCGTACGTGCGTGCCGTGGCCAATGCGGGTTGGAAGGCGGCTCTCCACGCCGACCCCGCGCTGGCCCTCGGACTCAACATCCACGCCGGCGAGGTCTACAACGCCGGTGTCGCTGCGGCGAACGGCCGTGAGGCCCTCGCGCCTGCCGACGCACTGGCCTGA
- a CDS encoding FtsK/SpoIIIE domain-containing protein gives MTDLRHQSDALRLPPRPSERERPQFPLLASIAPVVVALALWGITRSPFALLFAVLGPAIALASLADAARSTRRSSRRASAEHSAAIAVLGEQITRRQGELRRAAWRRHPSATDAFFAGDDDARRWRAAHPESVVLGSGTLPSPDAIAQDDADVLPDGAGGAEGRPGARGSRDRALRERASAVAASQCVEGMPVAVDVAHGVGVVGVEPLVRAVLRGLVLQIADAVPPTALALEVPKTTEWNWATELPHAASVASASSVDHAGPRVVVLEASREGPGRGAPRTVDDGQGRSARLVVLAGAPTVALLPPGCAVIVVVRSAVDAEIVRSPTACGVHLVPELVGAEQAGAHARLLALTARRSAPASLPAAVPFAMLERPSGGGQGLAAAVAVGAEGPTVLDLVADGPHAVVGGTTGSGKSELLVTWIAAMAAERSTEEFTFLLVDFKGGATGTLLAGLPHCVGIVTDLDAPLARRVLESLRAEIRRREAILADARVAGIEHLTSGDALPRLVIVVDELAALLGAEPGMHALFADIAARGRSLGLHLILCTQRPAGVVRESLLANCALRISLRVIDGADSSAVLGTPAAALLPAAAPGRCIIARRGRLDESQVATTTPADLARITADRSGGAEPLRPWLPPLPAVLQSDHPALAGAGDASRGIVIGLLDRPELQLQPPARWSGQALLVQGGAGSGRTAVLTTIAARCPGVHVVAADVEGTWDALERADRGEVRMLLLDDWDTVCGRWALEYRQAAVDRLTDLLHGGVTRIAVTVRRSSMLGSSAGLFGSTIVLRTDDRTEHVLAGAPVELWDPSAPPGRGAWDGIRLQVLAPNALDARSTVPGAHSFSTSPTAPATPPPLLVGSGPVLAVSSRPDQLARRLARLAPDREIRQLDAGSRADPAVSGAGSGPILVGRVDAWQSQPAVFAALAARATLVFDGCSPSEVRQLTRVRELPPPLRAGSGRVWVQTPEGGIRRARIDE, from the coding sequence GTGACCGATCTGCGACACCAGTCCGATGCCCTGCGGCTGCCACCCCGCCCGTCCGAGCGGGAGCGGCCGCAGTTCCCCCTCCTGGCCAGCATCGCCCCCGTCGTGGTCGCCCTCGCGCTCTGGGGCATCACCCGCTCGCCGTTCGCCCTGCTGTTCGCCGTGCTCGGACCCGCCATCGCCCTCGCGAGCCTGGCGGATGCCGCTCGCTCGACCCGGCGCTCGTCGCGGAGGGCGTCGGCTGAGCACAGCGCCGCCATCGCCGTGCTCGGCGAGCAGATCACCCGGCGGCAGGGCGAGCTCCGGCGTGCAGCCTGGCGGCGGCATCCGAGTGCCACCGACGCCTTCTTCGCCGGGGACGACGATGCACGCCGCTGGCGTGCCGCCCACCCGGAATCAGTGGTGCTGGGCAGCGGAACCCTGCCGAGCCCGGACGCCATCGCGCAGGACGACGCCGACGTCCTTCCCGACGGTGCCGGTGGAGCGGAGGGACGGCCGGGTGCGCGCGGCTCGCGTGACCGCGCCCTGCGGGAGCGTGCGTCAGCCGTCGCGGCGTCGCAGTGCGTCGAGGGCATGCCCGTCGCGGTCGACGTCGCCCACGGCGTGGGCGTCGTCGGCGTGGAACCACTCGTGCGTGCCGTCCTCCGTGGGCTCGTGCTCCAGATCGCCGATGCCGTGCCGCCGACGGCCCTCGCTCTCGAGGTGCCGAAGACGACTGAGTGGAACTGGGCCACCGAGCTTCCGCACGCCGCATCCGTCGCCTCCGCCTCGTCGGTCGATCATGCCGGGCCGCGCGTCGTCGTCCTGGAGGCATCGCGGGAGGGACCAGGGCGGGGTGCTCCGCGGACGGTCGACGACGGACAGGGGAGGAGTGCCCGGCTCGTCGTGCTCGCGGGCGCTCCCACCGTCGCCCTCCTCCCACCGGGCTGCGCCGTCATCGTCGTCGTGCGCAGCGCCGTCGACGCCGAGATCGTCCGGTCGCCGACCGCATGCGGAGTGCACCTCGTGCCCGAGCTCGTGGGGGCCGAGCAGGCCGGCGCACACGCACGATTGCTCGCACTGACCGCTCGGCGATCGGCACCCGCGTCGCTCCCGGCCGCGGTGCCGTTCGCGATGCTCGAACGTCCGTCGGGCGGCGGCCAGGGGCTGGCCGCCGCCGTCGCCGTCGGAGCGGAGGGCCCGACTGTGCTCGATCTGGTCGCCGATGGCCCGCATGCCGTCGTCGGCGGAACCACGGGCAGCGGCAAGAGCGAACTCCTGGTCACCTGGATCGCGGCGATGGCGGCGGAGCGCAGCACCGAGGAATTCACCTTCCTCCTCGTCGACTTCAAGGGCGGGGCGACGGGAACCCTCCTCGCCGGGCTGCCGCACTGCGTCGGCATCGTGACCGATCTCGATGCCCCGCTCGCCCGACGGGTGCTCGAGAGCCTGCGAGCGGAGATCCGCAGGCGGGAGGCCATCCTCGCCGACGCGCGGGTGGCCGGCATCGAGCACCTGACGTCCGGTGATGCGCTGCCGCGACTGGTCATCGTCGTCGACGAACTCGCAGCGCTGCTCGGGGCGGAACCCGGGATGCACGCCCTCTTCGCCGACATCGCCGCCCGCGGGCGCTCCCTCGGCCTGCACCTCATCCTCTGCACCCAGCGACCCGCCGGTGTCGTGCGGGAGTCGCTGCTGGCGAACTGCGCGCTGCGCATCAGCCTGCGGGTCATCGACGGTGCCGACAGCAGCGCGGTGCTGGGAACGCCGGCGGCGGCCCTGCTTCCGGCCGCAGCACCGGGCCGGTGCATCATCGCGCGCCGCGGTCGCCTGGACGAGTCGCAGGTCGCGACGACGACCCCAGCCGACCTGGCCAGGATCACCGCCGATCGGTCGGGTGGGGCCGAGCCGCTCCGACCGTGGCTGCCCCCGCTCCCGGCGGTGCTCCAGTCCGACCATCCGGCACTCGCCGGCGCCGGAGACGCATCGCGGGGGATCGTCATCGGCCTTCTCGACCGGCCCGAGCTCCAGCTCCAGCCGCCGGCCAGGTGGTCGGGACAGGCGCTGCTGGTGCAGGGTGGGGCCGGGTCTGGACGCACGGCGGTGCTGACCACCATCGCAGCCCGGTGCCCAGGGGTGCACGTGGTGGCCGCCGATGTCGAGGGCACCTGGGATGCCCTCGAGCGAGCCGATCGCGGAGAGGTGCGGATGCTGTTGCTCGACGACTGGGACACCGTGTGCGGACGCTGGGCGCTCGAGTATCGACAGGCCGCCGTCGATCGCCTCACCGACCTCCTGCACGGCGGCGTCACTCGGATCGCCGTGACGGTGAGACGCTCCAGCATGCTCGGGTCCTCGGCGGGGCTGTTCGGCAGCACGATCGTGCTGCGCACCGACGATCGCACCGAGCATGTCCTGGCCGGAGCCCCCGTCGAGCTGTGGGATCCCTCGGCCCCGCCCGGTCGCGGGGCGTGGGACGGCATCCGGCTGCAGGTGCTGGCCCCGAACGCCCTCGATGCCCGGAGCACCGTGCCCGGTGCCCACTCCTTCTCGACGTCACCGACCGCGCCGGCTACCCCTCCGCCGCTCCTCGTCGGGTCCGGCCCGGTGCTGGCGGTGTCGTCTCGCCCCGACCAGCTCGCGCGGCGACTCGCTCGACTCGCGCCCGATCGGGAGATTCGGCAGCTCGACGCCGGCTCGCGCGCCGATCCCGCCGTGTCGGGCGCGGGTAGCGGGCCCATCCTGGTCGGACGAGTCGACGCCTGGCAGTCTCAGCCCGCCGTGTTCGCGGCCCTGGCCGCCCGGGCCACCCTCGTGTTCGACGGCTGCAGCCCGAGCGAGGTGAGGCAGCTCACGCGGGTGCGCGAGCTGCCCCCTCCCTTGCGCGCCGGGTCGGGCCGCGTCTGGGTGCAGACGCCGGAGGGCGGCATCCGTCGAGCCAGGATCGATGAGTGA